One stretch of Bradyrhizobium canariense DNA includes these proteins:
- a CDS encoding sensor histidine kinase — MSNPAEKPEVVQLPAETPTAAPASNRRVAAQRVREARDRLTSTSGTRPAFDRELLRQYAQTRMSASYVVMLLVVATGLLFGLWMKPFSAAAWTCGMLCIHAVIIRSCGRFLAESPSLAATRKWRTRFVLFDLLYGLCWTVILIHPASPDISSNTLMMFLMLLVIAVSSMLAANLPIAALAATAPVTAAIALNFVLSGTFDNYVLAVLAIAAEGYFALLARRLHSTTLATLEARAEKDALIGELEQAKAISDEARHRAESANVAKSRFLAQMSHELRTPLNAILGFSEVMKSEIFGGHAVPVYKEYSADIHNSGVHLLNLINEILDLSRIEAGRYELNEEAVSLMHVVADCHHLLKLRASSRGITIHEVFEQGMPRIWGDERATRQIVLNLLSNSIKFTPQGGEIWLKVGWTASGGQYLSVKDTGSGIAENEIPIVLASFGQGSNSIKSAEQGAGLGLPIAKSLIDMHGGTFTLKSKLRIGTEVIVTFPPERVMSALAPMSEEAPPLQPETASIATDEKRRPRNKPIMSAGTGL; from the coding sequence CGCGAAGCCCGCGACCGGTTAACGTCGACCAGCGGAACCCGTCCAGCTTTCGATCGCGAACTGCTTCGCCAATACGCCCAGACACGCATGTCGGCGTCCTATGTCGTCATGCTGCTTGTGGTCGCAACCGGCCTGTTGTTCGGGCTCTGGATGAAACCGTTCTCGGCTGCGGCCTGGACCTGCGGCATGCTCTGCATCCATGCCGTCATCATTCGCAGCTGCGGCAGGTTCCTCGCGGAGTCCCCCTCCCTCGCCGCAACCCGCAAATGGCGAACGCGGTTCGTCCTGTTCGATCTGCTTTACGGCCTGTGCTGGACGGTGATCCTGATTCATCCGGCCAGCCCCGACATCAGCTCGAACACGCTGATGATGTTCCTGATGCTGCTGGTGATCGCGGTATCGAGCATGCTCGCGGCCAATTTGCCCATCGCAGCGCTGGCGGCGACCGCCCCGGTCACGGCAGCGATTGCATTGAATTTTGTACTCAGCGGCACATTCGACAATTACGTCCTCGCGGTGCTGGCGATCGCCGCCGAAGGCTATTTCGCGCTGCTTGCCCGTCGGCTGCATTCGACCACACTGGCGACGCTGGAGGCGCGCGCCGAAAAAGATGCGCTGATCGGCGAACTCGAGCAGGCAAAGGCGATATCCGACGAAGCGCGGCATCGCGCCGAATCCGCCAATGTCGCGAAGTCGCGGTTTCTGGCGCAAATGAGCCACGAGTTGCGCACGCCGCTCAATGCGATCCTCGGATTTTCCGAGGTGATGAAGAGCGAAATATTCGGCGGCCACGCCGTGCCGGTTTACAAGGAATATTCGGCCGATATTCACAATTCCGGCGTTCATCTGCTCAACCTCATCAATGAAATTCTCGACCTGTCGCGGATCGAGGCCGGAAGGTACGAGCTCAACGAGGAAGCCGTGTCGCTGATGCATGTCGTCGCCGACTGCCATCATCTGCTGAAGCTGCGGGCGTCGAGCCGCGGCATCACCATTCACGAAGTGTTCGAGCAGGGTATGCCGCGGATTTGGGGCGATGAGCGCGCGACGCGCCAGATCGTCCTAAACCTGTTGTCCAACTCCATCAAGTTCACGCCGCAGGGCGGAGAGATCTGGCTGAAAGTCGGATGGACTGCGTCAGGCGGACAATATCTGAGCGTCAAGGATACCGGCTCCGGCATCGCCGAGAATGAAATCCCGATCGTGCTCGCCTCGTTCGGCCAGGGTTCCAATTCGATCAAATCCGCCGAGCAAGGCGCCGGCCTCGGACTGCCGATCGCAAAAAGCCTGATCGACATGCATGGCGGCACGTTCACGCTGAAGTCCAAGCTTCGTATCGGCACCGAGGTCATCGTGACCTTCCCGCCGGAGCGCGTGATGTCCGCGCTGGCTCCGATGAGCGAGGAAGCGCCGCCGCTGCAACCGGAAACCGCCAGCATTGCCACCGACGAGAAACGAAGGCCCCGCAACAAACCGATCATGAGCGCCGGGACCGGATTGTAG